In Equus przewalskii isolate Varuska chromosome 6, EquPr2, whole genome shotgun sequence, one DNA window encodes the following:
- the LOC139084019 gene encoding uncharacterized protein isoform X1, producing MLRGPCGGRLVSWPVLGLSAQHGLKDHRSGRGCPSVKVEPALSPEVQELPGGSAAVGSSPKRAAPSTPLSQGGQAAPRAGHAGATPAGGPRTRHRHEPLLRTGGAGASRNSANPGEAEGKKLYLHKRRGCLFQEPGEVSRMPNTENNVALDFLKTAKPSETQVSSPSPRVRNYFLLLFLFSSLSIELSSDPST from the exons ATGCTGAGAGGGCCCTGTGGGGGCCGCCTGGTCTCATGGCCCGTCCTGGGTCTGTCGGCGCAGCACGGGCTCAAGGACCACCGATCTGGCCGAGGCTGCCCTTCAGTGAAGGTGGAGCCGGCCCTGAGTCCCGAGGTGCAGGAGCTGCCCGGCGGGAGCGCGGCGGTTGGCAGCTCCCCCAAGAGGGCCGCGCCGTCCACGCCGCTGTCTCAAGGCGGCCAGGCGGCGCCACGCGCTGGCCATGCAGGCGCGACCCCTGCCGGGGGCCCGAGAACTCGCCACCGACACGAGCCTCTGCTGCGGACTGGCGGCGCGGGAGCCTCGAGGAACTCCGCGAACCCGGGAGAGGCGGAG ggaaaaaaattatatttgcataAGAGAAGAGGGTGTTTATTTCAGGAACCTGGAGAAGTTTCCCGGATgccaaatacagaaaataatgtaGCGTTAGACTTCTTGAAAACTGCTAAGCCATCAGAAACACAGGTCAGTTCTCCATCTCCCAGggtcagaaattattttctactcctctttttattttcttctctctctatagAGCTTTCATCTGATCCCTCAACTTAA
- the LOC139084019 gene encoding uncharacterized protein isoform X2, whose translation MLRGPCGGRLVSWPVLGLSAQHGLKDHRSGRGCPSVKVEPALSPEVQELPGGSAAVGSSPKRAAPSTPLSQGGQAAPRAGHAGATPAGGPRTRHRHEPLLRTGGAGASRNSANPGEAEGKKLYLHKRRGCLFQEPGEVSRMPNTENNVALDFLKTAKPSETQGHI comes from the exons ATGCTGAGAGGGCCCTGTGGGGGCCGCCTGGTCTCATGGCCCGTCCTGGGTCTGTCGGCGCAGCACGGGCTCAAGGACCACCGATCTGGCCGAGGCTGCCCTTCAGTGAAGGTGGAGCCGGCCCTGAGTCCCGAGGTGCAGGAGCTGCCCGGCGGGAGCGCGGCGGTTGGCAGCTCCCCCAAGAGGGCCGCGCCGTCCACGCCGCTGTCTCAAGGCGGCCAGGCGGCGCCACGCGCTGGCCATGCAGGCGCGACCCCTGCCGGGGGCCCGAGAACTCGCCACCGACACGAGCCTCTGCTGCGGACTGGCGGCGCGGGAGCCTCGAGGAACTCCGCGAACCCGGGAGAGGCGGAG ggaaaaaaattatatttgcataAGAGAAGAGGGTGTTTATTTCAGGAACCTGGAGAAGTTTCCCGGATgccaaatacagaaaataatgtaGCGTTAGACTTCTTGAAAACTGCTAAGCCATCAGAAACACAG GGACATATTTGA